Proteins from one Phoenix dactylifera cultivar Barhee BC4 unplaced genomic scaffold, palm_55x_up_171113_PBpolish2nd_filt_p 000254F, whole genome shotgun sequence genomic window:
- the LOC103718896 gene encoding la-related protein 1C-like, whose protein sequence is MSPGSDPSSTNRIFPRPARGGSGGGGGLYSPWARVVRGEPESVPEAPSSPPPPAPISSSEPPDRSPSPVENAASSSAPPPSESADHGSNGNAAADAPRGKKPAWNMPPNGSNEAGPVMGADSWPPLSESTRVSPKSSSSDSLKALSDGSVSAPPGSPIISPLQKPNSSHPNPNSTSNHAGPVRQKSNPNPNSMRRGGAGGGSSSGSSANGGPPPPLPPQASPETAQIIPGKPSGPEPSPKDHPNRSNSNWDHGWRSSGLTPQSQGAWDHHRGYGSSRRGSSGGGGSHHGGYGSRRDHERGGYDWNPPRGFSGRDAHMPLPPQQQRGHPRSFPRPPSPASAPFISPLQVRPFMSPLGFAEFPPPMFYFGHPTPNMFVAHQVPPAVPPTMFVTAADYQRTALLKQIEYYFSPDNLCKDIYLRQNMDDQGWVPISLIAGFNRVKQLANNIQYILDTVRGSDIVEVQGEKIRRRNDWMNWILRAPPNQYSTSSGSSSPTTPNYDSLAARMHNVGLGEGAANHDRIWGQTHTEVVLSRSSSENLNNQSQVGEPDGEENVHVTGNSESDRSLSMRS, encoded by the exons ATGTCGCCCGGCTCCGACCCGTCCTCCACCAACCGCATCTTCCCCCGCCCCGCCcgcggcggcagcggcggcggcggcggcctctACTCCCCCTGGGCCCGAGTTGTCCGCGGCGAGCCCGAGAGCGTCCCGGAGGCACCCtcatcgccgccgccgcccgccCCGATCTCTTCCTCGGAACCCCCCGATCGGTCCCCTTCCCCCGTGGAGAACGCGGCCTCGTCGTCTGCGCCGCCGCCGTCCGAGAGCGCGGACCACGGGAGCAACGGCAATGCCGCCGCCGACGCTCCCCGAGGGAAGAAGCCGGCTTGGAATATGCCGCCCAATGGGTCCAATGAAGCAGGCCCTGTTATGGGGGCCGACTCCTGGCCACCTCTCTCCGAGTCTACCAGGGTTTCTCCTAAATCATCGTCTTCAGATTCTTTGAAGGCCCTCTCGGATGGATCGGTCTCTGCTCCCCCG GGGTCTCCGATCATATCTCCTTTGCAGAAGCCAAATTCCAGTCATCCGAACCCTAATTCTACTTCAAACCATGCGGGCCCTGTCCGCCAGAAATCCAATCCGAATCCTAATTCCATGAGGCGTGGTGGTGCAGGCGGCGGCAGTAGCAGTGGTTCCTCAGCCAATGGTGGACCGCCGCCGCCTTTACCACCACAGGCTTCGCCGGAGACAGCACAGATCATCCCAGGGAAACCGTCTGGCCCAGAGCCTTCCCCCAAAGACCATCCCAACAGGAGCAATAGCAACTGGGATCATGGCTGGAGGAGCAGCGGGTTAACGCCACAGTCACAGGGTGCATGGGATCACCATCGCGGCTATGGCAGCAGTCGCAGGGGCAGCAGTGGTGGCGGTGGATCTCACCATGGAGGCTACGGGAGTCGGAGGGATCACGAGCGGGGGGGCTATGATTGGAATCCTCCTCGAGGTTTTAGTGGGAGAGATGCTCACATGCCCCTGCCGCCACAGCAGCAGCGGGGTCATCCCCGGTCTTTCCCCAGGCCACCTTCACCTGCTTCGGCACCGTTTATCAGCCCTCTGCAGGTCCGGCCTTTTATGAGCCCCTTAGGCTTTGCCG AATTTCCTCCTCCTATGTTTTACTTCGGGCACCCCACACCAAACATGTTTGTTGCTCATCAAGTACCACCTGCAGTACCCCCTACTATGTTTGTTACTGCAGCAGATTATCAGCGTACTGCGTTATTGAAGCAGATAGAGTACTATTTCAG TCCTGATAACTTGTGTAAAGACATATATTTGAGGCAGAATATGGATGACCAAGGTTGGGTTCCGATATCTTTGATTGCTGGCTTCAATCGA GTCAAGCAATTGGCAAACAACATACAGTATATATTGGATACCGTACGCGGTTCAGACATAGTGGAAGTACAG GGTGAGAAAATAAGGCGGCGTAATGATTGGATGAATTGGATATTGCGAGCACCACCTAATCAATACAGTACCTCTTCCGGATCTTCCTCCCCCACAACGCCAAACTATGATTCTCTGGCAGCTCGTATGCATAATGTTGGACTCGGGGAGGGGGCTGCTAACCATGACAGGATATGGGGCCAAACTCATACTGAGGTGGTTCTTAGTAGATCATCATCTGAGAACCTGAATAACCAGTCACAGGTTGGAGAACCTGATGGGGAAGAGAATGTGCACGTAACTGGCAACAGTGAATCAGATCGATCTTTGTCTATGCGAAGCTAA